A section of the Lineus longissimus chromosome 1, tnLinLong1.2, whole genome shotgun sequence genome encodes:
- the LOC135482838 gene encoding uncharacterized protein LOC135482838 isoform X2: MKTSQIFVMLVTVCLAHAELAFLDVDIPGVTDDPRRLVAVHAYTKGLSNAATAACTLPLDEPGFGLIDDKNLGLGKSVKTQDCKTYTCLRVYETAQFDMALISEYDGCWYKNDCYLPGFEFRDDRCYKRTCEINRSKADNKIRSNIKFISTVADCPNADGGCVGPMTSNFDCFLNGVYESHCICKKKGSIVFLDSLMRFGAKVPTIGGNANGTYCFFKFWANGQYNNKCILEGRDKEWCATTDNYDRDGKWGYCTESPRYRYTKDSTKCHLPFKYNGMLYHDCTTDGSENGEAWCSTQFKYDPKKKGICDLSNE, translated from the exons GAACTTGCCTTTTTGGATGTGGACATACCAGGCGTAACGG ACGACCCAAGACGACTGGTGGCCGTCCACGCCTACACGAAAGGTTTATCGAACGCAGCCACTGCAG CTTGTACACTGCCGTTAGATGAACCAGGATTCGGTCTTATAGATGATAAAAATCTGGGCTTGGGCAAATCCGTCAAGACCCAGGACTGCAAGACCTATACCTGCCTTAGGGTATATGAGACTGCTCAATTCGATATGGCACTGATCAGTGAATATGATG GTTGTTGGTACAAAAACGATTGTTACCTTCCTGGATTTGAGTTCAGAGATGACAGATGTTACAAGAGAACTTGTGAAATCAATCGCTCCAAGGCTGACAATAAAATCCGCAGCAATATCAAATTCATCAGTACCG TTGCAGACTGTCCTAACGCCGATGGAGGCTGTGTTGGACCGATGACGAGTAACTTTGACTGCTTCCTCAATGGGGTATACGAGTCTCATTGCATCTGCAAAAAGAAGGGATCGATCGTGTTTCTCGACAGTCTTATGCGTTTTG GTGCAAAGGTCCCAACGATCGGAGGTAACGCCAACGGAACCTACTGCTTTTTCAAGTTCTGGGCGAATGGTCAATACAACAATAAATGTATCCTTGAAGGCAGGGACAAGGAATGGTGCGCTACCACTGACAACTACGACCGAGATGGCAAGTGGGGATACTGCACAG AGAGCCCACGGTACCGATACACCAAGGATAGCACGAAATGTCATCTCCCATTCAAATATAACGGCATGCTGTACCACGACTGCACTACGGATGGCAGTGAGAATGGTGAAGCTTGGTGTTCGACACAGTTCAAGTACGACCCGAAAAAGAAGGGCATCTGTGAC TTGTCAAACGAGTAA